In one window of Heptranchias perlo isolate sHepPer1 chromosome 4, sHepPer1.hap1, whole genome shotgun sequence DNA:
- the LOC137320656 gene encoding centromere-associated protein E-like, whose amino-acid sequence MSEEDAVQVCVRVRPHNDREKSLQGGSTAEAPQIHWKADNQTISQITGAKSFSFDHVFHAEETTQTVYDEVAHSVVLSVSQGYNGTIFAYGQTSSGKTYTMMGNADSPGLIPLALHNLFEVINADLM is encoded by the exons ATGTCGGAGGAGGACGCGGTGCAAGTGTGTGTCCGGGTGCGGCCGCACAATGACAG AGAGAAGTCTTTACAAGGAGGATCTACTGCTGAAGCCCCTCAGATTCATTGGAAAGCAGACAATCAAACTATTTCCCAGATTACTGGGGCAAAGTCATTCAGTTTTG ACCACGTATTCCATGCAGAAGAGACAACACAAACTGTTTACGATGAAGTTGCGCACTCTGTTGTGCTCTCTGTTTCCCAAGGCTATAATG GTACCATATTTGCTTATGGACAGACCTCTTCTGGAAAGACTTACACAATGATGGGAAATGCAGACTCTCCTGGTCTTATTCCTCTGGCTCTTCACAATTTATTTGAAGTTATTAATGCT GATCTGATGTAA